The DNA window ACATCTCTCTCGCTGTAAAATGTGAAAATCCCACCCTTATTAAGCCCAGACCGATGTTCTTATCAACTCCCGCACTGGTGTAGTGATCATGCAGCCTGACAGTGATCTATTCAACTGGGCATGGATAAACAGGTTGGGCTGGTTAAACCGTTTAAGTCCCTATGAGTTTCAGATAAAGCCAAAGAGTTATACTTGTATACAGTATACTAACATAATTAGGCCCATTGAGCCTATCACTTATGCCAAGACTAGCTTATTTGGAAAATGTGAATTGTACAGTTAATATAACTATCTAGATGTTGGCTCGATGCATGTGATCTTATTTTATCATGTATTTTGTACCATATTTTCAATGATTATGGTGTGAAGAATTCTCATACATAGTTTGTTGTTAAAACTAACTATATAAGCCTCtcagtttaccaaaaaaaaaaggaaggatatAACATGATGGGAAAATATATTAGTTGAGATATTGGAGTAAATTAAATGAACCCAAAAGGTATGAGTGAACGGTTGTAATGTTGTATTTCCTGAAAGATAGGGAAGTCATAGCAATGAACTAAATCAATCAAGGCCAAGATGTATGCTTAACGATGGGGATGTTGGAACGAGGAACTCACATGACTCTATATGACTACATGGATAATGGATTGCCCTTCTATTAGAGTTAATGGCTCTATCTTGTGCCAATTATTCATTGTTTTTActcttatttttttgctttataCGAGTCATTCATCTGTTAAGTGGTAAAGGGGTAAAGGGGAAGAGTGAGCAGAAAGTcagagaaacaaaaaagaacGTAGTCATTGAAGTTGCAAAAAGAACCGAAAGCCAAAGGAACCCTTGGAAGGAGATATATACTCTTGGATAATTGCAGAAACGATTCTGTTTTTCCAAAAACCAGATAAGCTTGGAAGAAATTTATGACCATATGACAGAATTTGAAACCATCTACATAATCATGCAACCAAAAGAAGAGGTAcaacaataaataaattaaacacAGGTAATTGCTTATAGATACATAATGTACTTATAAATGGattcaaagaaaaaggaatatgGTATTACTTGAACATTTGTTTTCATGTAATCAATATATGTCATTAGATCATATCCCTCATAAATCCCTGTGTGAAGCTTAAGCTGGATAATGTCGAACATAATCATGCCAAGATAATCTTATGAGTGAGGTAACAAATTTAGCAGGTTTATCCATTTAATCatatgtctttattttttttattattattttttatcgtCAATGGGTGGAGAGATAAAATGATATATTATAGTTACaacatttattttaattatcaattcaattcatcaaaATATTCATCGCCTATTATCTGGAATACTGATTTTGATCCACAATAGCTAAAACAtgcagacttttttttttggtacaatgaAGACTTATTTCAAACATAATATGAAAGGATTTAGCAATAGCAGTACAAATGAATTTACTCTCCAATTCCCTATTTGAAAcggaataaaatataaattgattataatttaaaattgaaaccatggTGGGATGTggttatattttttgtttcaacATAGGTATCGAAGGTTAGAATCGAAATTAAACTGAATTTAGGGactaatatattataatatatgttATTTGGAATTTCTAAATAAAACAAACTCTTTGgaatcaaaccgaaccgaaccgaaccgaaccaaatacCCGATTCCAGACTTATTTTTTACCCTCAAGCTTAAATGGCTGTTTGGCAGCAGAGATTAAGGTTAGAGATTACTTCTGAGTTGCAGTGCCGCGGCGGATGCGATTGTATCTGAAGATCTTTTCTTCCGAAAAGGTAAgatctttcttttcctctcccctGCCCTaaccctttcttcctctcttgatATCTCCACAACAGtcttctttgagtttctttggggattttttttttgtgtttggtcGCTTGTGGATATGCTATTATTTGATATTTCGATGTCTGTGtttattcttctttcctttttttttttgagttcctATTTAGTTCATGGTATTGCAATAGCAGATACTATAGCATTCAGAGAGCCCGGGCGGCTTGAAGTTGGTATATCCGATCCCTAAAAGAACTAGTTATATAAAACATATACGATCAGCGAGGACTTTTCATCATTTCCCACTTTTCAGATCtttcattttaaaattgaaactattTTGATGATTGCAATAATGTGTACTGTAATGTCTTTAGGCAGAACTGTGTCGTGGGAAGAATTATGAACATGATTGGATCAAACCTCAAACTGTGCAAGATCTCACTAAATGTTAGGGCAAAAATTATTGGGTCGAACTGTGTGACATGTTGCCGAATGTAGCCTTTGCACATCTGATTTTTTCCATCAATAGTTTAACTGCAGAATACATGTTCAGCTTCCAAattttttacctcaattttGTCCTCTCCAGAACACCTTTGATCCACAGCAGTAAACAACTGTTAAGATTTTAATAATGCTGTTAAAAGGGTTCCTAACATTATCTTCATCTAGCTTTGTATgttatagttgttttgaactTTGGGTGCAGGCATTTTGGTAGTAATTGCTCAATTtatgtttatatgttgtttttCTGGTCCTGTGATTTTCAGATCGAAATGTTTAAAACCTGTATCATCCGTTTTAGCTTTATTTCCATTTGTGAAATGTGTGACCGCATTTTGACCGTCCTATTTAAATTCTATGCTGTTTTAAACACATTGTGCTAACAAAGATTTTCTCCGTTTCTGTTTTAACTgtaaaaaccataaaaaattgtTTAGAAAAAGTAGGACTTTACTTGATTTTTACCCCGAAAGAGATTCCTTTGCTATGTTGTCCTTTCTAattttgccttttcttttctccctcatCGTCCCTACAACCAAACGGGTCTATTTTGTTCAGTGAGCTCTTGtctctctatatatatgaaCAAACTCTGAGCTTCTCACTTGTAGGTGATCAGGTTGAGGGCCTTCAGTGTAATTTGGACTCTAGCTAGACTTGGTGGCGAGGTCTCAATATTCAATAAAGCTATTGGTTTTTCAGTTCTTGAAAATGGCAACGGGTCTAATATGGGCAACCACAGAAGACTTGGCGCGCAACAGAGGGAGAGTCCTCTCTCTCTATCGTCAATTGCTGAGAAGCCTTAATTCTCCCAAGCTGCCACTAAACTTAGCAGCGAGATTGGCCAAAAAAGCAGAGCTCCGTACTATCTTCATGCTAGGTTCTGAGGAGCATTCCCTCCACAACATTGCCGATCTCATTGATGGTGCTGAgtactctctctcccttctaaAGAAAGGTGAAATCCCCAAATACATCCAATGATTGAGTAAGTGgcttcctcttttctctacaAATAGGAATTTGCTAATTCAGTACAGACAGTAACAATTAGCTAAAACTAGATCATTTTGTTTCTCTAGGTATTTGATTACTCCATGTTTTGGAAGAACAAACTCAATAGTCAAACTTTCAAAGAATGGGTCTGCAAACTCCTAAGTACTTCTGTAGCTACTTCCATTGGCACAATTTTGAATCGATCTTCATAATTTAACAGGTCTAAATTATATAGAACAAGATGCAAGGTAGTATTGGAATTGAAACCTGTTTACAGGCCTCAGTATGCTTGAATTTTTCCTTCTGTTTTAGCTTTCTCTGTGCttcttttatccttttcttcttactCTGGTGAAGCAATGATAAAGTCCCTATTCAACCAGAACCCAAGTACAATAATTGAgttaatcaaaaaataaaaaacccagaCCTTTTAGGTTAGAAAAACATAAGCCCAAGAAAGTACCTGAGATATTTGTCATTGAAGGTAATACAAAGAACTTTGTTTCTGAGTGCTCCTTTGTTTGCTGCACCTTAGCCTGTTGGATCTGATCACATGTTACCATTGATCCCAACAAAGATACAGTTGAATGGCATATTTGTtgtaaatgatgaattttatttctgtttcaacTCAATGACTTATACTTGCATGCTGTACATGGGATATGGTGGTTGGTTATTAACTTGATTGGTCTCTAATCATATAGTTTTTTATAGTTATACATCGGACAAAAGAGGTTGTTTTTATGAAACCATTTATACATAAATATTCAGTGTTTAGTTCATTTGAAGTTGTCTTTGTTCTATCATGCTGCATAACTTGTAATTGTTTCATACTTATTTTTTCTGTTGTTCTGGTATCTTGACAATGCTTTTCTGGATGTCACAGATGTCTCCATTGGACAGTTAGCATCTCaacaagaggaagaggaagaggatgagGAGGAAGGAGGGGGAAAAACCATTTTCATAAACCTAACGAGGAAGAAAGCAGGAAAGCCAGTTAATGAATTTAGAGCATATCCCTTTTTGGTAATTTGGGATTATAGAGAAACGGAAAGCAAAAAGATACTTGCAGAATCTCAAAGGCCCTATTTGGAGAGTTTGACAATTCCCACAAGAATAAAAAGAGTAAGCCTAACATTTTCTACTGACAAATAAGGAGCATCCCATCTTGCTAGCATCTATTAAGAAGCTCTAACTCTGAATGCTTTCATAAGAGCTACACCAATCTTTCGTCTTGACGATTAGGAGTAATTGGTGGAATTTTTTAGTACCAACAACTTTCCTACAAACCAGATCCTTCAATCATTCTCAAACAGGTTGAGTACTGGATTTCGAATGGACCAACACAATATGTGCATCTCAGGTGATATCTTATATCTCCCAAAACAACATTCTCACCCCTCCCCCTCGTAGGAGAATTATCCGTATAATCACAAGTGTCACAGATAATACTAAAAATATGGCTGCATGGGCAATTAGTTTTGTTTTTCAAATGAAATGCATCTTATGTCAGGCAAATTACTTGTTGACGGGATAAAATGTTGAGGCGGCTGCTGTAGGTCTTCTCGAAGGACTGACGAAAGTGAGGAATATGAACGGGTTGGTGGATCTGGTTTGGAGCAACTAAAAGGAAATTGGAATGTTTTCTTAAAGAAACTATGAACATTTGCTAATCTTATGGCCTAGGACCTTAATATTACTACATTTAGAGATGGATAACCATCCTAACTATTCCAATTTTTGTATTAAAACTAACAATAAGATATGTGGGGGAGCTTAAATCTATAGCCAAGGAAGCTATGACAAGAAAACAATCGATCTATAAGTTGGATATGATGTATATTTTACAGCACTCTTGTTAAtctatcttgaaaaaaaaaatttctacaaaTCAAAGAAGGGTAAGAACATTTTTGGGCGTAGAGGCGAAAATAGGATCAATTCTCCTTCTGGCAATCCTGATAGGACCGTTTTGCTGGTAGTGTGATGTATGAGTTCTAAACTTTGGTGGGGACAGCCCCCCTAACGTAGTTTGGTCAACCCTATTTTTGGCCTGGAAAGCCCGTTCCGAGCGCCATTGCTGGCGGAGGGCTGCAAGTAGACTATGAACCCTTCAGATATTGGAAGTGGTTTTAATTCGGCTAACACAGTTATATACCTCACTGTAGATTAGAGGAGACTGGAAATTTATGGACAGATCTAATGTCTATTGATCACATTGTAAGTTTCAGTACAATCGAGTTGGttaagtggcaaaataaagatTGGAAAATCTAGTGGGAGGATTTAACTGATTAAGAATGAAGGGTtgaaatttctagggtttttgggttttgtcaCTACAAAGCCATGCTTCCCTTTTCATGTTAGAGGAGGATGAATCTATGAGATAGAGGATCTTATAGCCTTCAAGTGGCCTCAGTCAAGCTTGGGAACCACTCTGCTCAACAATCGGGTTGGTTAGTGAAATGGTGCTCTACAATCAGCTTGACAATAGGCTGGTTGTAAATCAGGTGGTTTACGAGTAGCTCGACCACTCTGCTCATGGTTGTGGGTTTGCTGGGTTCCTTTTTCATCTCAATCTTTTATACAGTTAAAAGATGATGTTTCACTGTAATACAATATAGGCAAAATAGATATTAGTAAGGGGAGTGTGTTCTTTTTTAAGCAATTGACAACAAAGAGTGTACCAATGAGATGTGATAAAACAATATTGTACATATAATGGAAGCAAGCTCACTTCatgtgaggaggagagaggcaCACGAGGGTGTCAGTGTAATTTGCCTTCATGGCTCAGAGGTGTTAGTGTAAGTTATTGTGTACTTGAAGTTCACTTT is part of the Macadamia integrifolia cultivar HAES 741 chromosome 9, SCU_Mint_v3, whole genome shotgun sequence genome and encodes:
- the LOC122088476 gene encoding uncharacterized protein LOC122088476, encoding MATGLIWATTEDLARNRGRVLSLYRQLLRSLNSPKLPLNLAARLAKKAELRTIFMLGSEEHSLHNIADLIDGAEYSLSLLKKGEIPKYIQ